Genomic DNA from Sphingobium sp. V4:
GTCGCAACGAGCGTCGCGCCGCGATCAATGGCGCCCGCATCAGCCGGATCCGCACCCTGGTGAAGAAGGTGGAAGCCGCCATCACCGCCGGTGACAAGGACGCCGCCGCCACCGCGCTGCAGTCGGTCCAGCCCGAACTGGCCCGCGGCGTCGCCCGCGGCGTGCTGCATAAGAACACCGCCGCGCGCAAGTTCGGCCGCCTGACCAAGGCCGTCAGCGCGATCGCCTGATCCCTCCAAGGGATTATCGGAATTGAGAGCCCGCCCCGGATCTCCGGGGCGGGCTTTTCATCGTTCGTTCACATGCC
This window encodes:
- the rpsT gene encoding 30S ribosomal protein S20, whose protein sequence is MANTPQAKKRIRRNERRAAINGARISRIRTLVKKVEAAITAGDKDAAATALQSVQPELARGVARGVLHKNTAARKFGRLTKAVSAIA